Within the Fusarium keratoplasticum isolate Fu6.1 chromosome 1, whole genome shotgun sequence genome, the region AAGCCCATCTATCAATGGAAAGCACAGCGAGTACGTCGAATTCTTGGCGGATGATGAGACCTTGGGCCTGACACTGATGCGAAACAAGGATTAATCGCAGCCAGCATGATGAGCTCCAAGATGGGGCGGCAACGAGATCGTCGCTCCATCTCCACGATCCCACGGAACCCGTCAACGCTCGGCTCCAAAACCCCCTCCATGTATCTAAATCCTGCCGAGACGCCGTTTCTCAGCATCCGACAGCGGGCGCATCCCTTAATGTCGCTGTGCCGAGCACCATCTCGGACAAGGAACTAGCTGGCATTGGTGATCAGTTCTCGGCCGACTGACTTATCGGCCGAGAGTTCGGCCGAGAAGGGCTGAAAGCTCCGTTCCTCGAGTCCTACGCTTTGAATGCACAAATTTAGAGAGGGATAGCGTATTCGTCTTTATTTATCtattttttcttctttttttctttcacCTCTTATGCGTTTCGTCCAACGTTGGATGGGTAGCTTGGAGAACTGTTTGCGAGAGATTAGTGACTACTGCTCTGCCAATGTCGCCGAGCGTAAGAACCCGAATAACAAGACGAAGCATCGGCAAAGACATAACCGACCAACGCACCCAAGAAACGCTCTGGGTTCATGATTTCTGCTAGTGCGCGAGGCCCCAGTAGATTATCCCTAACAGCCTGCCCGTATATATGTCTGTCTGTTGCTGACTGCTCATCCTCCAGTGACCGTCCGAGCAAATGGTAGCGCCGTGTCCACTGATCTCTTGGGCTACCAGGTGGGGTTTCGCCCCAAACCCGGGATCTAGGCAGGATGACGGGGGTACTGGCGGGTGTATTTTGTTTGTCTGGGTAGCAATAGTTGTTCGTGCGAATAGCACTActcaaaaaaaaaaaaaaaaaaaaaaaaaaaagccacaTGAAGACGGGCTGTCAAAGAAAAAAGCCACACGAGACGCGTTGTCAAAGAAAAAAGCCACATGAAGACGGGCCCCCATGTACACCAATCATTGCGTCTCGCGGGTCAGCCATGGATGGAACAGCACAGCTGTGCGCCCGGGCACCATCCACAACTCCCGAGTCCCGGCCTTCATCCATTACACTCGCGCAACTGGTTTCTTCTCGAGATTTGAAAATGTGTTATAAAACACAGCTTCGCTCTCCTTAGATTCTGCTTATGACCTCAACTTCAATTCGAAACGAGATTAATACGGCCTTCACCAAACATACCTCTGCCTGTCTTTGTGCCTTATGCTGTTCTCTTTCCTCTGGCCTTGAATACCTACCTCCCCTCTGGAGGTACTGGCCAGTACCTGCACTGCAGCTTATCCTTTGCCCTTGTATCCCTCTCTGCCCGAATTTACTGTTGTTTTTACCTCTCTGGGCTCCCTAATAGCTGCTCTTCTACATAAAAACACCATCAGCTTCACAACTTTCCAACGACAATGTCTACCACTTCATTCAAGGCTGACCACGGCTCGGTCGAGTCCAACGACTCGGGCCAGTCACGCAGCGTGTAAGCCAGCTGCGCCCTACCTACTCGTCAATTTGTGGGACCCCCTAACGCGGTTTAGCCCCCGGGAGTGCGCCAAGATCGTGGCGGCTCCACAGCAGGAACCGGGCAGATCGCACCAAATGCTTCGGTACCTCAACGACACGTGCAGCGGGAGCGGCAAACCTGTCACTGAAACGCTCCAAGACCCCTCCCGCGTGCCAGGTGCGCGGTGCCGGATCAGCCTCGACAACCCTTTGTACTGCACCCTCTCACACGATAACAAAACTGCACCTCCACACGAAAGTCTCTTGGCTGAGGCCGGAGCCCAGTTTTCTGACCACAAGCAAGGCACGGTCCACCCCGCAAAGTTGGACCTCGTTGATGTCACCTCCACGGCTTCTTAGTCCATGGCATGGAGGTCATGATGAGGTTTTCACAATCTGCTGTGTTGCCTTTGTTGATTCTTGGTATATAGCGTCGCTGAGGTGCATTTCTGTCTTTACCTCATTCCCGCTTTTCTTTCCTTATTTGTTGTCTTATTGGGGGAATGTCCAGCAGAGCGACACGTAGCGTCACATTAGGTAGCTTCAATTATAGAATAGCTCATGTCAATCCAATTAAACCGGAATACCATAAATGGAAGTGTCACACCGAAAACCTTCGACGACGCGGTCAGCGACCTTCCATACACCTTCTTTGCAGTAGACCATGTAGGCGCCTTAGCGGCAGCCCGGACCGGCAGCCCGGACCGGCAGCCCAGTGCAGCATTCGCTCCACTCCACGTCATCAGAACCTGCACGTATTTGGTTCCCCGTCCCCAATGTGAAGGACCGGGATGCACCTTAAGTCTTCCGCTGACTGCTTACCTACTTTCTCGGCTTCCTCACCAAACGGGAGCACCAGATTGACGCCGGGGAAGACTCGATGCATTGCCGGCACATGTGATTGCAGCAAGTCTCTGTTGCACAATGAAAACAAGCGCGCCCTTGCGTCTTCCGGCCGCCGCGGCGAGCAGGCGAGACGGCTGCACCTGGGCGTCGCCGATTTGCCGTCCCAGCATCATAATACTCATACTTGCCAACCGGCTTGCGGCAATTCTTGCCCTCATCATGCTAGGCTGAGCCGCaagtacctacctaggtattCAGAGAGCGCAGGGTGCCCGGCATTCGTGACGCTTCGACCACTCGGCTCGGTGAAGCCGGTCGGCTCTGACGCTCCTATGGCAGCCAAGGAAAGCGATAATCGTACTACGGCGCCCAATAACAATGAGAGGAGGGTGTGCAAGCAGTAATGGAAGTTCCTAGCGATTCATCAATCTGATTGAAGGCTGTGACCTTGAAGGGGGCTGGCCGTCCGGGGAAGTGTCCGGTGTACAGGGAGGTTCGAAACGGAAGTGCCCCGGAAGCGATCCAATGTTAAATGTTGAGCGACATCACACAGAGATCGTGCAAAGAGCAAAATTAGGGCGAGGATGCTATCATGGCTTGATCACCTATGCTAGTTAAGGCTCTACACCTGAAGGTCACACAGATGAACGCCGTCAGAAAGCTAAGTCAACCTTCCCCACAACACTTACGGGGGATTTCCCATCAGAGCAGAGCGCAGCCATTCAGTAGTCTGTACTTTATGCAAACCAACTGGCATAGGTGTATCTGTTTGGACGGCGTGAAATTGCAAGCTCAAGTCTACGCATTATGGTTGCACCGAATTGGAAAAACACTGAGCAGACTGGCAAAAAGTGAAACAAGACgcaaaaaacatacaacagcggggattcgctggtcgtcaccgacccaactactaatccgcccctcactggcttgtctatgggagagcggacgggatcccgaaTTTTccagtgggtatggtcgtatgtgctaGTCTGCAGGTGCTGGCCTCCTCATGAAGGGCTCACCAGGATATCATGAGGTCTGCCACTGGACGGTGTCCCATTTCTCAGACATGTAGAGTTGGGTTAACCAGGCAAATGTCTGAGCAAAAAACACCCAGTCCTTTGCTAAGCACTTTTATCTACTTATTATCGACAATTAAAAACCTTTGTACTCATTTAGAGGCTCCAGTAGAGGACCGCATCACGGAAGACACCGATAGAGTCTTCATAACATCTTATCCTTGTTCGGGTTCATAATAATATCGAAAAGCTTGGCCCTTTCTAACCTCGACAATTCAAACGAGCCGTGTCTAATATTGGTCGAGTGCTTAGTTGCTTATATTGTCCCACTCTCTTCACTCACCATCTTGTCACTGTGAATCACTCTCCACTCGTCGTCTTGTCACTCCCGACTCTGAATCACTGCCATCACAATCAGTATCAGGTCAAAGCCCTGGGAACATGACCGTTCTTCCCAAGATGAAcccacaacaacaacccaGGATCTCAGAAATCACGAACTCACAGTGCAGCGGCCTCCCTAAAGTTACTACCCACAAGATTCCATTGCTCTTGAGCACTCCGACGTGGGCTCAGCTCTTAGTACCAGTGCCTCGAGTAAGTGTTCTCCATTTTTCATTCAGGTCCGTAAGGCGTTTGACTTGATGCTCATGGCTCTTGGTTATCACAGGCGATAGCCGAGTCAAGATGGCACCTAGCAAGAGGATGAGTTACATGGCCGACATGGATGCGCCAACGCTACACCAACAACATGATCCTCACCCCGACGCGAGTCCCTggtctcgacctcctcctccaggtcttggccatgaccaGGGACCCCCGCCCATGAGCATCGTGATCCAGATCGTCGGATCCAGGGGCGACGTGCAGCCGTTCGTGGCGCTGGGCAAGGCCCTCTTGGCGTACGGCCACCGCGTGAGAATAGCCACTCACGAGACGTTTGCCAGTTTTGTCCAGGACAACGCCCTCGAGTTCTTTTGCATCGGGGGCGATCCTGCCGAGCTCATGGCGTCTATGGTCAAGAAGCCAGGACTCAGGCCTGAGTCTAATGCCCTAGCAGCTATCGAGGCGAGCAAGCGACGTCGTGTCATTGAGGAGACGATGTCTGGATGCTGGATGTCGTGCATTGATGTGGGCGATGGCTTGAAAACTACCACCGACGGACAGAGGCCGTTTGTGGCcgacgccatcatcgccaacccgCCCAGCTTTGCCCACATCCATATCGCTGAAAGGCTCAGTATCCCTCTTCACCTCATGTTCACTATGCCGTGGTCACCGACAACTGCCTTCCCTCACCCAATGGCCAACATTCAGCAGCACGCAGTGACGGATGCAGCCTCGGCGAACTATATGTCGTACACCATGGCCGATCTCATGACCTGGAAGGGACTCGGAGATGTGATTAACAGGTTCAGAACAGAGGTGCTCGAGCTGGACCCTATCTCACTCACGTCGGCACCTGGCTTGCTGGAGCGGCTGCGTGTCCCGTACACATATTGCTGGTCCCCGGCCCTAATCCCCAAACCTGGGGACTGGGGTGACAACATTGACGTATCGGGCTTCTTCCTGGACCTCGCTTCGTCGTTCACGCCACCCACGGATCTAGATGCGTTCCTTCGCGCCGGTCCGCCGCCTGTATACATCGGCTTTGGGTCTATCATTGTCCACAATCCTGGAGAGCTTACCAAGACCATCTTCGAGGCAGTGCGGCTAGCTGGAGTCCGGGCTCTTGTATCCAAAGGCTGGGGCGGCATCGGCGAGGACGGTCAAGCGCCCGAGGGAGTGTTTATCCTCGGCGACGTACCCCACGACTGGCTGTTTAGCCGCGTCTCGGCCGTATGCCACCACGGCGGCGCAGGCACCTGCTCTGCGAGTATCAAGGCCGGTCGTCCAACTGTCGTGGTTCCCTTCTTCGGAGATCAGCCATTCTGGGGCGCCATGGTGAGTCAAGCCGGTGCTGGGCCTGAGCCCATCCCATGCGCCGACTTGACAGC harbors:
- a CDS encoding Glyco-transf-28 domain-containing protein; its protein translation is MAPSKRMSYMADMDAPTLHQQHDPHPDASPWSRPPPPGLGHDQGPPPMSIVIQIVGSRGDVQPFVALGKALLAYGHRVRIATHETFASFVQDNALEFFCIGGDPAELMASMVKKPGLRPESNALAAIEASKRRRVIEETMSGCWMSCIDVGDGLKTTTDGQRPFVADAIIANPPSFAHIHIAERLSIPLHLMFTMPWSPTTAFPHPMANIQQHAVTDAASANYMSYTMADLMTWKGLGDVINRFRTEVLELDPISLTSAPGLLERLRVPYTYCWSPALIPKPGDWGDNIDVSGFFLDLASSFTPPTDLDAFLRAGPPPVYIGFGSIIVHNPGELTKTIFEAVRLAGVRALVSKGWGGIGEDGQAPEGVFILGDVPHDWLFSRVSAVCHHGGAGTCSASIKAGRPTVVVPFFGDQPFWGAMVSQAGAGPEPIPCADLTAEKLAAAIRYCLLPETQARAQELGSKVRGEAGTAEGCKSFHRQLQSRDLACNAAPERCAAWKVKRTAVKLSPFAAAVLVRTGELEYSDLKLYRSVEYNTEEQQEPSNSHAAEVSEGFRSLTLEPAADISGIPAYSLPSINPHLRALFSSGVSDDIVEWRIQQGEDDLKTSLDSDQQAVLARWRSLQ